A stretch of the Thermus thermophilus genome encodes the following:
- the pheS gene encoding phenylalanine--tRNA ligase subunit alpha: MLEEALAAIQNARDLEELKALKARYLGKKGLLTQEMKGLSALPLEERRKRGQELNALKAALEAALEAREKALEEAALKEALEREQVDVSLPGARLFSGGLHPITLMERELVEIFRALGYQAVEGPEVESEFFNFDALNIPEHHPARDMWDTFWLTGEGFRLEGPLGEEVEGRLLLRTHTSPMQVRYMVAHTPPFRIVVPGRVFRFEQTDATHEAVFHQLEGLVVGEGITMAHLKGAIYELAQALFGPGSKVRFQPVYFPFVEPGAQFALWWPEGGKWLELGGAGMVHPKVFQAVDAYRERLGLPPAYRGVTGFAFGLGVERLAMLRYGIPDIRYFFGGRLKFLEQFKGVL, translated from the coding sequence ATGCTGGAAGAAGCCTTGGCCGCCATCCAAAACGCCCGGGACCTGGAGGAGCTCAAAGCCCTCAAGGCCCGCTACCTGGGGAAGAAGGGCCTCTTGACCCAGGAGATGAAGGGCCTTTCGGCCCTTCCCCTGGAGGAACGCCGGAAACGGGGCCAGGAGCTGAACGCCCTCAAGGCCGCCCTCGAGGCGGCCCTGGAGGCGCGGGAAAAGGCCCTGGAGGAGGCGGCCCTCAAGGAGGCCTTGGAGCGGGAGCAGGTGGACGTGAGCCTTCCCGGGGCGCGCCTCTTCTCCGGGGGACTTCACCCCATCACCCTCATGGAGCGGGAGCTCGTGGAGATCTTCCGCGCCCTGGGCTACCAGGCGGTGGAGGGCCCCGAGGTGGAGAGCGAGTTCTTCAACTTTGACGCCCTGAACATCCCCGAACACCACCCGGCGCGGGACATGTGGGACACCTTCTGGCTCACTGGGGAGGGCTTCAGGCTGGAAGGCCCCCTGGGGGAGGAGGTGGAGGGGCGGCTCCTCCTCAGGACCCACACCTCCCCCATGCAGGTGCGGTACATGGTGGCCCACACCCCCCCTTTCCGCATCGTGGTCCCGGGCCGGGTCTTCCGCTTTGAGCAGACGGACGCCACCCACGAGGCCGTCTTCCACCAGCTGGAGGGCCTGGTGGTGGGCGAGGGGATCACCATGGCCCACCTCAAGGGGGCGATCTACGAGCTCGCCCAGGCCCTCTTCGGCCCAGGCTCCAAGGTGCGCTTCCAGCCCGTCTACTTCCCCTTCGTGGAGCCCGGGGCCCAGTTCGCCCTTTGGTGGCCCGAGGGAGGAAAGTGGCTGGAGCTGGGCGGGGCCGGGATGGTCCACCCCAAGGTCTTCCAGGCGGTGGACGCCTACCGGGAAAGGCTCGGCCTGCCCCCGGCCTACCGGGGGGTCACGGGCTTCGCCTTCGGGCTTGGGGTGGAGCGCCTCGCCATGCTCCGCTACGGCATCCCCGACATCCGCTACTTCTTCGGGGGCAGGCTCAAGTTCCTGGAGCAGTTCAAGGGGGTTCTATGA
- the pheT gene encoding phenylalanine--tRNA ligase subunit beta — translation MRVPFSWLKQYVPELESPEVLEERLAGLGFETDRMERLFRIPQGVVFARVLEAHPIPGTRLKRLVLEAESVVEVVSGAENARKGIGVALALPGTELPGLGQRVGERGIQGVRSFGMALSPKELGVGEYGGGLLEFPEDALPPGTPLAEAWPEEVVLDLEVTPNRPDALGLLGLARDLHALGYALVEPEAALRAEALPLPFALKVEDPEGAPHFTLAYAFGLKVGPSPLWMQRALFAAGMRPISNVVDVTNYVMLERAQPMHAFDLRFLGEGILVRRARPGERLRTLDGVERTLSPEDLVIAGWRGEESFPLGLAGVMGGAESEVREDTEAIALEVACFDPVSIRKTARRHGLRTEASHRFERGVDPLGQLPAQRRALSLLQALAGARVAQEILEEGRPKPPEAIPFRPHYANRLLGTAYPEAEQVAILKRLGCRVEGEGPAYWVTPPSHRLDLRLEEDLVEEVARIQGYETIPLALPAFFPAPDNRGVEGPYRRERALKELLAGLGFQEVYTYSFMDPEDARRFRLDPPRLLLLNPLAPEKAALRTHLFPGLVRVLKENLDLDRPERALLFEVGRVFREREETHLAGLLFGEGVGLPWAKERLSGYFLLKGYLEALFARLGLAFRVEAQAFPFLHPGVSGRVLVEGEEVGFLGALHPEIARELELPPVHLFELRLPLPEKPLAFQDPSRHPAAFRDLAVVVPAPTPYGEVEALVREAAGPYLESLALFDLYQGPPLPEGHKSLAFHLRFRHPKRTLRDEEVEEAVSRVAEVLRARGFGLRGLDTP, via the coding sequence ATGAGGGTGCCCTTCTCCTGGCTCAAGCAGTACGTGCCCGAGCTGGAAAGCCCCGAGGTCCTGGAGGAGCGCCTCGCGGGCTTGGGCTTTGAGACGGACCGGATGGAGCGCCTCTTCCGGATCCCCCAAGGGGTGGTCTTCGCCCGGGTCCTCGAGGCCCACCCCATCCCCGGCACCCGGCTTAAGCGCCTGGTCCTGGAGGCGGAAAGCGTGGTGGAGGTGGTCTCGGGGGCGGAAAACGCCCGAAAAGGGATCGGAGTGGCCCTGGCCTTGCCGGGGACGGAGCTTCCTGGCCTGGGCCAAAGGGTGGGGGAGAGGGGGATCCAGGGGGTGCGCTCCTTCGGCATGGCCCTCTCCCCCAAGGAGCTCGGGGTGGGGGAGTACGGCGGGGGGCTTCTGGAGTTCCCCGAGGACGCCCTTCCCCCCGGCACCCCCCTGGCCGAGGCCTGGCCGGAGGAGGTGGTGCTGGACCTCGAGGTCACCCCGAACCGCCCAGACGCCCTAGGCCTTTTGGGCCTCGCCCGGGACCTCCACGCCCTGGGCTACGCCCTGGTGGAGCCCGAGGCGGCCCTAAGGGCGGAGGCCCTTCCCCTCCCCTTCGCCCTCAAGGTGGAAGACCCCGAGGGCGCTCCCCACTTCACCCTGGCCTACGCCTTCGGGCTGAAGGTGGGGCCAAGCCCCCTCTGGATGCAGCGGGCCCTCTTCGCCGCGGGCATGCGGCCCATCAGCAACGTGGTGGACGTGACCAACTACGTCATGCTGGAAAGGGCCCAGCCCATGCACGCCTTTGACCTGCGCTTCCTCGGGGAGGGGATCCTGGTGCGCCGGGCAAGGCCCGGGGAGCGGCTTAGGACCTTAGACGGGGTGGAAAGGACCCTCTCCCCTGAGGACCTGGTGATCGCCGGATGGCGGGGGGAGGAGAGCTTCCCCCTGGGCCTCGCCGGGGTCATGGGCGGGGCGGAAAGCGAGGTCCGGGAGGACACGGAGGCCATCGCCCTGGAGGTGGCCTGCTTTGACCCCGTGTCCATCCGCAAAACCGCCCGCCGCCACGGCCTGCGCACGGAGGCGAGCCACCGCTTTGAGCGGGGGGTGGACCCCCTGGGCCAGCTCCCCGCCCAGAGGCGGGCCCTAAGCCTCCTCCAGGCCCTGGCGGGGGCCCGGGTGGCCCAGGAGATCCTGGAGGAAGGCCGCCCCAAGCCCCCGGAGGCCATCCCCTTCCGTCCCCACTACGCCAACCGCCTCCTGGGCACGGCCTACCCCGAGGCGGAGCAAGTCGCCATCCTCAAGCGGCTCGGGTGCCGGGTGGAAGGGGAAGGCCCCGCCTATTGGGTCACCCCGCCCAGCCACCGCCTGGACCTGAGGCTGGAGGAGGACCTGGTGGAGGAGGTGGCCCGCATCCAGGGCTACGAGACCATCCCCTTGGCCCTCCCCGCCTTCTTCCCCGCCCCGGACAACCGGGGGGTGGAGGGGCCTTACCGCCGGGAGCGGGCCCTGAAGGAGCTTTTGGCGGGGCTCGGCTTCCAGGAGGTCTACACCTACAGCTTCATGGACCCCGAGGACGCCCGCCGCTTCCGCCTGGACCCCCCCCGCCTCCTCCTCCTCAACCCCCTGGCCCCGGAAAAGGCGGCCCTCCGGACCCACCTCTTCCCCGGCCTGGTGCGGGTGCTGAAGGAGAACTTGGACCTGGACCGGCCCGAGCGGGCCCTCCTCTTTGAGGTGGGCCGGGTCTTCCGGGAGCGGGAGGAGACCCACCTCGCGGGCCTCCTCTTCGGCGAGGGGGTGGGCCTCCCCTGGGCCAAGGAGCGGCTTTCCGGCTACTTCCTCCTCAAGGGGTACCTCGAGGCCCTCTTCGCCCGGCTCGGCCTGGCCTTCCGGGTGGAGGCCCAGGCCTTCCCCTTCCTCCACCCCGGGGTCTCGGGACGGGTCCTGGTGGAGGGAGAGGAGGTGGGCTTCCTCGGCGCCCTCCACCCCGAGATCGCCCGGGAGCTGGAGCTTCCCCCCGTCCACCTCTTTGAGCTCCGCCTGCCCCTCCCGGAGAAGCCCCTCGCCTTCCAAGACCCCTCCCGCCACCCCGCCGCCTTCCGCGACCTGGCCGTGGTGGTCCCCGCCCCCACCCCCTACGGCGAGGTGGAGGCTTTGGTGCGCGAGGCCGCAGGCCCCTATCTGGAAAGCCTCGCCCTCTTTGACCTCTACCAAGGCCCGCCCCTGCCCGAAGGCCACAAGAGCCTCGCCTTCCACCTCCGCTTCCGCCACCCCAAGCGCACCCTGCGGGACGAGGAGGTGGAGGAGGCCGTCTCCCGGGTGGCGGAGGTTCTTAGGGCCAGGGGGTTCGGCCTGCGCGGCTTGGACACCCCGTAA
- the pfkA gene encoding 6-phosphofructokinase — MKRIGVFTSGGDAPGMNAAIRAVVRQAHALGVEVIGIRRGYAGMIQGEMVPLGVRDVANILQRGGTVLLTARSQEFLTEEGRAKAYAKLRAAGIEGLVAIGGDGTFRGALCLVEEHGMPVVGVPGTIDNDLYGTDYTIGFDTAVNTALEAIDRIRDTAASHERVFFIEVMGRHAGFIALDVGLAGGAEVIAVPEEPVDPKAVAEVLEASQRRGKKSSIVVVAEGAYPGGAAGLLAAIQEHLQVEARVTVLGHIQRGGSPTAKDRILASRLGAAAVEALVGGASGVMVGEVEGEVNLTPLKEAVERRKDINRALLRLSQVLAL; from the coding sequence ATGAAACGCATCGGGGTGTTCACGAGCGGCGGCGACGCGCCGGGGATGAACGCGGCCATCCGGGCGGTGGTGCGCCAGGCCCACGCCCTTGGGGTGGAGGTCATCGGGATCCGCCGCGGCTACGCCGGCATGATCCAGGGGGAGATGGTGCCCTTGGGGGTGCGGGACGTGGCCAACATCCTCCAGCGGGGCGGGACGGTCCTCCTCACGGCGAGGAGCCAGGAGTTCCTCACGGAGGAGGGGCGGGCCAAGGCCTACGCCAAGCTGCGGGCGGCGGGGATTGAGGGCCTGGTGGCCATCGGCGGCGACGGGACCTTTCGCGGGGCCCTTTGCCTCGTGGAGGAGCACGGGATGCCGGTGGTGGGGGTCCCGGGCACCATAGACAACGACCTCTACGGCACGGACTACACCATCGGCTTTGACACCGCGGTGAACACGGCCCTCGAGGCCATAGACCGGATCCGGGACACCGCGGCGAGCCACGAGCGGGTCTTCTTCATAGAGGTCATGGGGCGGCACGCGGGGTTCATCGCCCTGGACGTGGGCCTTGCCGGAGGGGCGGAGGTCATCGCCGTCCCCGAGGAGCCCGTGGACCCCAAGGCCGTGGCCGAGGTGCTGGAGGCCTCCCAGCGGCGGGGGAAGAAGAGCTCCATCGTGGTGGTGGCCGAGGGGGCCTACCCCGGCGGGGCCGCGGGGCTTCTCGCCGCCATCCAGGAGCACCTCCAGGTGGAGGCCCGGGTCACCGTCCTCGGTCACATCCAGCGGGGCGGGAGCCCCACGGCCAAGGACCGGATCCTGGCGAGCCGCCTGGGGGCGGCCGCGGTGGAGGCCCTGGTGGGCGGGGCGAGCGGGGTCATGGTGGGGGAGGTGGAGGGCGAGGTGAACCTCACCCCCCTGAAGGAAGCGGTGGAGCGCAGGAAGGACATCAACCGGGCCCTCTTGCGCCTATCGCAGGTGCTGGCCCTCTAG
- the rsmI gene encoding 16S rRNA (cytidine(1402)-2'-O)-methyltransferase: protein MRLVLVPTPIGNLEDITLRALRVLKEVEVVACEDTRRTGLLLKHYGIPTPTLRLDQHTVGRARELLAPYRYVAYATDAGTPGISDPGAELVRLALGWGWRVEALPGPTALIPALVASGLPTHRFTFEGFLPKGGRERRERILALAREGRTAVLYESPHRLRKTLEDLLEVYGPDHPVAVARELSKLHEEIFRGSLRGALEYFQEPRGEFVLVLGPKALEAPDGEALARRLKEEGLSGRALVRALVALGLSRNEAYRLALEEEEG, encoded by the coding sequence GTGCGGCTGGTCTTGGTCCCCACCCCCATCGGCAACCTGGAGGACATCACCTTGAGGGCCCTCCGCGTCCTCAAGGAGGTGGAGGTGGTGGCCTGCGAGGACACCCGCCGCACCGGGCTCCTCCTCAAGCACTACGGCATCCCCACCCCCACCCTCCGCTTAGACCAGCACACGGTAGGGCGGGCGCGGGAGCTCCTCGCGCCTTACCGCTACGTGGCCTACGCCACGGACGCGGGCACCCCGGGGATCTCGGACCCGGGGGCCGAGCTCGTGCGCCTGGCCCTGGGGTGGGGCTGGCGGGTGGAAGCGCTTCCTGGCCCCACGGCCTTGATCCCCGCCCTGGTGGCCTCCGGCCTGCCCACCCACCGCTTCACCTTTGAGGGGTTCCTGCCCAAGGGGGGAAGGGAGCGGAGGGAGCGGATCCTGGCCTTGGCCCGGGAGGGGAGGACGGCCGTGCTCTACGAGAGCCCCCACCGCCTGCGCAAGACCCTGGAGGACCTCCTCGAGGTCTACGGGCCGGATCACCCGGTAGCGGTGGCCCGGGAGCTCAGCAAGCTCCACGAGGAGATCTTTCGCGGAAGCCTCCGGGGAGCCTTGGAGTATTTCCAGGAGCCCCGGGGGGAGTTCGTCCTCGTCCTGGGACCCAAGGCCCTGGAGGCCCCAGACGGCGAGGCCCTGGCCCGGAGGCTGAAGGAGGAGGGGCTTTCGGGGAGGGCCTTGGTCCGGGCCCTCGTGGCCTTGGGCCTTTCCCGGAACGAGGCGTACCGACTGGCCTTGGAGGAGGAAGAGGGATGA